The following nucleotide sequence is from Oncorhynchus clarkii lewisi isolate Uvic-CL-2024 chromosome 6, UVic_Ocla_1.0, whole genome shotgun sequence.
tcatatttttttttggggggggggttactaaGTCCACATTTTGTATGCTGTTTCAATAATATTTTGATGAAGAACCTCCCAGAGAAATACTCACCAGCCTCAGCCTCACTAAGTTTCAGAAGACCTGGCATGGGTGGTTTGAGGAAGAAGCTATTTGGATTTGTGAGTTGGAGATGATCCATGGGATTGTCATCAGTATTGAGAGCAAACCAAGCAGTGGGTTCATTCCCTTCTTttggaggagaggatgaagagcTTCTCTGCTTCTCTACTCCGAGGAAGATGACTGTTGTTCCAGATTTTTGAAGTAGTTCTTTATTAACTGAGCTTGCATCAAGTCTACACAGTTTTATACCTGGATGGGCTGTTTTGCTCTCCTCGGAAGCAGACACAAGAGGATTCAAGTTAAAGAACAAGATGAACACTGTGTCTGGAGAAGACTGTTTTGCTTCTAGCCACTTGCTGTCAGGCCTCTTTTCACTCATTCTGTTGAAAACTTCTCTGGTGAAGTAGTTTTCATGCTCTTCCATTCTGTCGCTGGGTAGAATCCGTTGACATTTGTTCTCAGTCTTTGCCAATAACCTGGCAATATGTCGGTGTCCCCAGAATTTGGCAATGTCATAGGCAGTTTGAGCAGATTTATTGACTAAAAACTTATCACACCTTGAGGGAAAGAGAAGTGTGATCAGTACACACTGATGTTATCTTCATGTTTACATGGTTAATCATCCGTTATCAGGTAATtaattcactaggaaccaaatggAAGCAAATGGAAGCAAACAGGACAAAATGGGGAGGGACATACCTGAATTCGTataatagaaactcttgttttcaTTACAAAACTGGGAAACATTTTGCTACGTAATGCAGCGCCAGctatgccaccagagaccctgggttcacgcccaggctctgtcgtaaccggccgcgaccgggaggtctgtggggcgacacacaattggcctagggaGGGCCTGGCCGGATGGATATCCCTgcctcatcgtgcaccagcgacccccatggtgggccgggcgcagtgcacgccaaccaaggttgccaggtgtgttatttaagaatatatatattttttttacccctttttctccccaatttcgtggtatccaattgttagtagctactatcttgtctcatggCTACAACTCGGGAGAGACTTGTAAGTCAGGTTGTAAGTCATgcgcaacccaaccaagccactttacacagcgcgcatccaacccggaagccagccgcaccaatgtgtcggaggaaacactttGCACCTGGttggcgtgcactgcgcccggcccaccatgggggtcgctggtgcacgatgaggcAGGGATATCCATCCGGCCAGGCCCtccctaggccaattgtgtgtcgccccacagacctcccggtcgcggccggttacgacagagcctgggcgtgaacccagggtctctggtggcccttaaccactgcgccactggCCCCTTCCCTGCTGTTATTTTAACCATATGTTTAGACATTTAAAGGCACACTCTCTAAGATGTGAATACTCAAAGTAAAAAcataaaaacataaacaaacaaatgCATCCCATGCCATTTTCAAATACAAAAATAACTTGATTTCTATGATATATCTGTAGTGTTCAAGATTGACATTCCATGAGCGCATCATTACTGGTTTGAAATATGATTTTATCCTAATAGACCTACAATCTCCTGTGACAACAAAAACATACACAATGGAGTAATAGTTCTCACTTACTTACTTAGAAAGTAACATTTAGACAATGTAAAACAGCTGTAATAATCTCATGTATCCATgtaatttttgttcagtatgttttgATATTTACCCATTTGAAAGTAGGTTGTCTACAATATCAGTGTGTCCATTCCTTGCAGCTAGCATCAACGCAGTCCAGCCATTCTCCCCACTTTCATTGACCAAAAAGCTGGAATGAGAGATCATCCCAGAGACTTTTGCCAGGTCTCCTCTGGAAACATAATCCAGGAATCTCTCCAACAGCTCCTCTTTGGGACTCATCTGAATATTTGCCATTTGAGTGTGATAGTATACCTGTATGAATATGATAGAACATAGTTTATTTTATGTTTTGCTATGCTGTGTATGCACTGCCATGTGTTTAATTTACTGTATGTGTTTTTATTGagctgccttcttggccaggtctcccttgtaaAATAGGTATTCTGAATGAGTattctcaatgggacttcctggataaataaaggtttaattaaACAAATCTTTACTCATGTGTTTATGTGATATTTGGTTACTTGAGACTGAGATTGAATAAAAGAAGTGGGCCTACAGCAATTTGCCTATGTCTAGCAATTTACTAACTGGGATTAATGCCGCGTTCACGTGCTGGTCGGAACTAGGAACCTCACAACTTTCTGACTTGTTAACTGGTTGTGCCGAGTTCAAAGTTGGAAATGTCCTAGTTCTGACTAACACGTGAAAGCGGTATAGAGAGCAGtagtaatggcgtctttttgtaaGCACCAAAGGAGGCTAACTCCACTATGGATCGTTGGccaaagcctatggggaaatgaatggggTTTCGGAGGGTTTTTGGATAAAcgccgaaaataaggtctgtggaaacacaggcttaggagagtttatatgttttgttctatgagataatcttcatcagctaacaataataataataataaattacatTTGTAGAGCGCTTTTCTTTTACAGACATCACTTTTTCAGtattttgaagcatttatgtaatcaaAATAAGCACATAAAGcacaaaggcttcataattcatgaAGATCATATTAACTGACTGGTATTCAGGATCATAATTTGGGTTTGGAAAGTTGAAGCTCATTTGCTGCATTTCTATACAATCAATTAAACTTTAAAATTccattatcaccttggctgctgTAAGTTCATTCACCTCTGATGatctacaaacacatagcctattagctatacTATTGTAATGTTATACCCTTAAGGGAAAGCTTGGCTGGAGTTGTCACCAAAAAAATCGCACACCAATCCATGAAACACgaacataacaataaacaatctctgacaaggacatgaggggaaacagagggttaaatacacaacatataatgaatgggattggaaccaggtgtgtaagaagacaagacaaaaccaatggaaaatgaaacatagatcaatgatggctagaagaccggtgacgtcgaccgccgagcaccgcccgaacaaggagaggcatcgacttcggtagaagtcgtgacacttgcctagttaaataaaggttacatttttttttaattatgtgAGCTACACATAAAATTATACTTTAAGGAAAATTTATCAATCCATGTTTGCGGCCAGGGAGCACGTACCTGGGGTCAATTAAATTGATAAGCCTCTTGAAACATTCCTTTTTGACTATGCTAATTATAGGCATGTCATTAGCAATGCGATGCATAATAGCATAAGTGATGTCTTTGTTTTTTCAATGTTTGCTTGTAGGGCATAAACGCTGTCAGTGTTGACTGCTTATCGGGCAAACATGCCTAGATTGGCTGGTGCTTGAGGGGCATTTATCAATACCGTGGAGCAAACTGAAACTTCCTGCACGTTCCGAAGAGTGATTTTGCTTCAGATGTTGAAAAAGGTTTGTCGTATTACCAGACTTTGTAGCCACCCGTCTATGGCACAATTTGCACCGGACATTGCTCTGCTCTTTGTCGGACTTCAAAAAGCCAAACCACTTCCAAATTACTGAAACAGTTTAACCATTTTTATCAATAATTTCTTTGTTGGAAGCTGCTCCTTCTCCATGGCTATAACTGCCACTGTTTTCGCCTACATCACACCTTTTTTGTGGTTAATAGTGACTACTCAATCACTCGAGGTGCTAAGTTGTTTTTAGTGGGCGTATACCTCTCCACGTGCATATTGTCACTTCTCCGCACGTTACTGCTGTGTCAGAGGTGAAATGGACTGCTGTACCTAATTATTCTATATCGACATTATCGAAAATGAATCTAAACGTTTTTATATCGTTATTGAGGGAAGTAATTTCCTCAATAATTATTGATATTGATTTATCGCTCAACCCTACTCTCCAATGTTACAAATATTTGAACATGACCCTTCCCTTGTAATGTCAAAAAATTGCAAACGCTCTCCCCTCAGAATTAACTAAAAAATAATGATTACCaccacaaataacaataacggtagcaaccctgtgtttataaacGAGGATATTGACTTGACCATTTCAGCATGgttttgtggcacagtcgatTCCACACAGGGCTACGAACCAGATGATTGAGGGTTCGCCGACCATCACCTCACTCTCGCTGCCTGTCTCATTACACTTTGATCAGAGCAggctgcagacaatgatcagctagggaGAAATCcaattttcaacattttgatgctatatttataattatataaaatcTATGCAACGATTTTCCGCCAtcaggtttctgtgccaatgcaccacaaCTACCATAAGCAACGCATAACTGCATACCGATTACCCGACTTTGAGCGCTTCTTCATGGTTTgcgttttcaacaccacaatcAAGTTGACATACCCTATCTcgacaaaaaataaaatacatcacTCCCTACTCCGTATCAAAGGTTTGGCTTGACAATTTCCGAATGTCAAACTTTTTggtgtaacagatgtctctttccattcatcgaATGGCTGGTCCGCAGTTTGGATGCTAGAATTATATTAGAGTGGAGtggatgaacatgtgcaggtagccTACAGGAGACTTCTGAAGTAGCCTTATGCCACACATAAAAAGGTAAACAACAAATATTTAGGCTACATTGAAGCGTTAGGTTCTAGGTCAAGGAAGAGCTGCTCGGATCGGGAAGGAGGCAGAATGGTGTTCAGGTTTCATGAATAAAtgggcctgctgggagcataGGCCTATGTGGCTGCACTATATAGGACgacttgggagaatgatgatcGGCAACAAACAGCACATCAGTATCAGTAGCAAAAATACAGACTGTCCTGCACTGTGCCCTTCTAGACTTTCTAATCTGTCAAGAGTAGACCCACAACTGTCCAAATGGAATGAAACATTCAAATAACAGGGATTTTGTGCCATTATTCAAATTACACTTTCACTGCAGTTTACAGCCTAGACTAGAATTgtactcacttgaaaacaataatgcaaatattcattgcattgtggtgttgtaggctagtgtAGGTATGATCATTTTAATGTCCTTAAGGCCATacctagttggctcagggattcaaaacagcaaccttttggttactatcCAAACGATCATGGCTCATATAGCAAAGATTGTAACAGTATAATGGTTTTGGAATGACATTCACAGGGACCAGGGTTTGAGTCCCAGTCAGGATACCCCCCTAATCCACTATATTGGTGTCAGGTGTTTCTGTCAGGTATCTgtactgcacatgtgatggaagagtatGCAAAACAAATGTGCGCCTGATTGATACAAATCTTCATTATATTATTCTGCCAGGTAGGCCTACTTAGAAGTCAACCTTTAATTGTGAAGGTTTTTGGGGAAAAAGTTAGAAAAATGTTCAGCATGGATCACAGAGCCGATTGTCTTTAGAAGTATTTACTTCAGGCTGACGACTACCATCAACTTAATtatgtacaaaatatatagaattTGAAAGGAAGACGACAGCTAAATATTTTCCTGTCACTGTTTGCGATTCACAAATGATAATTTTGATGAATCGCTATTTAACCGAACCCCCCAACTACTACAATGGCGAAGCACATAATTCAATTCATCACAAAAGAATCATATGAATTCAATGAAtcaccatttttttttattttactatttatatcCATTACATAGTAAATTAAATTTGTATGGCCTAAACAAGATCAATAGGGGAGCTGTTTGAGCTGCTCAATGATGCACCTAGCCTCTCCGCTGCCTATCAGCTAACCCTCTATGTTCTTGTGGATTTATATTGAAAATTGGTGCAGATTCAAATCATTTTATGTGTGGTCTGATTGCTAATTAACCTATTGCAGAAGGGTATGTGTTAGAAAGGGACAACAGAAGATAACCACAAGATGCAGGACTCCTTGTTCCCCCAATATCTAAGAAAACAGATGAATACAGGGATTTTTTTCTACAGACCTCTGATGTGAGAGAATCAGATGTTTCAGTCTTATAAGTAACGTTACGTACCTACGCCTTGGACAAATTATCCTTGTCTGAGCATGAACGGCCCATTTGGCAGAAGTCTATATCCTGTTTCTGTCATGtaaggcagcttgatgtacaagtaaaCTATACCCCCTGCACAGGGCGCTAGTTCACTAATTCCTTAATGCTGAGAGCCAAGCAGAGACATCAGGTCCCAAGGTACTGGACTGATGAACTAtccttgctgtctctgcttgGTTGGCTCCACACTATCAACTGGGATTCCATACCACTgactattacgggggctgagtcccTGGCTTGTTGCAAGCAGGGGTGGCGTTGGAAGGGGCCACATTGTCTCTCGGTCCCCCTGTTCCAGTCTTCGTtgtttatgctgcaatagtttatgtttTTCTACGGGCTTTGATCAGCTTGCCTCAGCCGGTGTACTGTCTTATCTGATGTAACAAAGCATGTTCCCACTAACCCCCTTATTTTGTCCTTTTCCACATCTAATAACTCCTGGATGTGCCTGGCCCAAGCCTACCTGGACGTGCTGCTGATCCTGGACTGGGGCTGAGGACCCTTGGGCGTGCCTACCCCTAGCCCCTCCCTGCACCCCCTAGCATGCTTGTACCTAAGCTAAATACTGCATATTCCATCtcaccctcttcttctcctcttctgtctTAAGCCTAGTCCAGGACAAATAAACAATTTTATATTGAATTTATATTGAGCATGATTGTTTTGTGTAATCTGAGTCTGGGAAACCAGACCATACTGTAGGCAATGAAATTATTCCAGAATACTATCAAAATAAAGATTGTTTTCTATGATTATCTATGGTACATTAAACATTTCCATTCTACAATATGGCATCTGACAAAGAAAACTCTCAAAATCCTATTATATTTGTGGTGTGGTCTGTCTCTCACAGAATCGGAGGCAGAGGAGaaaaacacacaaatataaaaaataaataaaataaaaagttacaTCAGTGGGagttaacaaacacacacacacccatctaaATACAGCAGATAAAGCACATATAGAACTACAGACTAACCAATCAAACAAGGGTTAGGGTTGTTTTAGCTATTAGCATACTACTTAAGCCTATCCAAACATCCCCACAATTTCATAGGGGATAGGTCTAACATATCCATCTGCAGACACAATTTTTTACTTTTCATgagaagagaaaggagaaaaCATTTAGGGGGAAGGTAGGAGAGGAGTGgtgaagagaaaacagagagggTTCTTTGTTTTTGGTGtttttaaatgaaaaaaataatacaaatgaaATCTAAGCAGCCAATGACTTTgttttttcccctcctctctcatgtcATATTCCCATTGCTAACGTTAGTTATTGCTATATATTCTGTAGTCTAGTGGCCAGTTAGTATATGAAAAAAATGCCATTCTTCCCATTATGGACTTGTAgagctgggacaccaggtgggttcAATAATTATCAAATTGAACGGGAAAACAGCAGTACTCAGAACCTCCAGCCGCTGTAATCTATGTTCTACGAGGGCAAAATTACTATCTGATAACACAATTCATGTTTGTATAACATCATGTAATGTATTGCTCAGTAGAAAGTATATTTGTCGAATTGTAGCTAGATTTTCCGCAATGGTTCCGTTAGCCACCACGTGTTATTCTGTAGAAATTAAGAACAGTCTGCTGTACAACTCCTGATTCGGTAGAAATTAAGAACAGTCTGCTGTACAACTCGACGCTGTGTACAACGCAAACTCTCGTTGTTGGAATGGGACTTTGACCCCACAACAGTGACAGAGTTAGAATTGTAGAATTTAGCTATGAAACAACGAAGTGCAGACTAACTGCTACAGTAGGTGTTTTTTCCACATTCTCATTGGTCCATCCGACGTCAATCAAATTTAATAATGCCCTTTCACATGATGTAACTTTGTTTATATTTGGTAGCCATAGATAGCCCCTTCAAAAGATATGTTGCAATCATTTAAACACATGGATATTTCAAGATTCTTAAGATGTTGCCTGTCCGGCAACTATAACAATGCTGTACTGCTTTTGACAAATATTATTATTTTGGCTACAGGACTCCGGTTATGTCACAACTCCATGTTTAAGCTATAGGCGATACgagaggaaatatatatatatatatatataaacaaatgCAACTTGTCACGCAAAACAATTATATAGCTTTCACCCGACATGTAACCTATATCGAGTGTCACTAGATAAAACCAACGGAATAAAGCACTTTCAACCACTAACCTTAGTACGTGCCTGCGGTCTGTAGTCCTCCCGAGACTGGCCCAAATGGTTGTATAATTCAGGAGCAAATGCAACAGCGACACTGGCAAGACATGCTTATTACACTCAAACACTATCCAACTGGCCCAAAGTCTAAGCTTTAGTGCGCTTATTTTCCAATGCTTTTGATGCATATTGCCTACCTACATATTCAATGTTATGCTTAATTTATACAAATTCATCAGATACGAAATACATTTCAGACTGACATACCACA
It contains:
- the LOC139411269 gene encoding NAD-capped RNA hydrolase NUDT12, with the translated sequence MANIQMSPKEELLERFLDYVSRGDLAKVSGMISHSSFLVNESGENGWTALMLAARNGHTDIVDNLLSNGCDKFLVNKSAQTAYDIAKFWGHRHIARLLAKTENKCQRILPSDRMEEHENYFTREVFNRMSEKRPDSKWLEAKQSSPDTVFILFFNLNPLVSASEESKTAHPGIKLCRLDASSVNKELLQKSGTTVIFLGVEKQRSSSSSPPKEGNEPTAWFALNTDDNPMDHLQLTNPNSFFLKPPMPGLLKLSEAEAGIIAQASSVLAWHNRYSFCPTCGSNTNVEEGGYKRTCFNKDCRSRQGIHNTCYPRVDPVVIMLVIHPDGNQCLLGRKKTFPAGMFSCLAGFIEPGEAIEDAVRRETEEESGVKVGPVQYVSCQPWPMPSSLMIGCLAVAMSTDIKVDEKEIEEARWFTRQQVIDVIVKGTKPAFTMPPRQAIAHQLVKHWIGMSSNL